CGATGTGAGCTATGGCGAGTGGAGGGGCTTTCTGATGGAGCGGATTAAGCGGATGTATGCCCAGAAGATTGATGGTCTGTTTCTGGACACTGTCGACACCGCCGACCTGTACTTCAACAGAAAGGAATGGTCGATACCGCGTCGCGCCAAGAGCGTGGCAGCGATGATCGGCCTGATTCGCGATATTAAGCGATTCGATCCTGAGAAGTTTATCATGCAGAATCGGGGCTTGAACCTGATTGGGAAAACGGCGATTGTGGGCGATAAGAGCCAGATCGTCGTGCTGACTCTGGACCTGGCGCACCAGCATGCGGGCAATCCGGACGGCCTGCTCTGGGAGTCGGCCTTCGCGCATACAGGTGACTGGATTGAAAGCAAAGAGCGGGAGATGATCCGCATTCAGAAGAACGGATTCACGACGGTCTTCACGCTGGGATACAGCGATACCAGCGTGAGCGAAGACACTTTTTTCCGTAAGAGTCAAGCAGACGGATTCATTCCCGGCTGGGCCAGTTCCACGACGAAACTGCACCTGGAGCTGACACAACAACCGCCGGGCAAGTGAACCGGTTCAGATCATGAAGTCGGTTTCGCGTCCCAGGATGCGGTCGACCAGATCCTGAGGCAGCTCGATCGAAGGGGCGTGCTTACCGGCGACGTCAGTGGGATTGATGCCGCAGTACTGCGACCAGGGTCCGAGATGCCGCCAGCGTCCGGCTCGATTCGGTTCGCTTTCCATCACGGGGGTGGTGCAGCGATTACAGCCGATGGTCGGGTAGCCCTGCTGATGCAGCGGATTGGTGATGACCTGGTTATCTTTGAGGTACGCCTGGAACTCGTCCTTGGTCAGGCTGGCCAGGATATTCACCCGCAGGCAGTTCATGGCGGGGTCAATCGCCAGGATAGGTACATTGGCGCGTTGACCGCCGTCGGCCCGGCGGAGACTGCCGATGAGGGCATCGTACTGATCGGCCACCTGAATGAGTGGTTCCGTCTTCCGCAGATCGCAGCACTTTTCCTGACCTTC
The nucleotide sequence above comes from Gimesia sp.. Encoded proteins:
- a CDS encoding endo alpha-1,4 polygalactosaminidase; amino-acid sequence: MNVRCYSIVLLLLSLLLTGTARVASADKPAFVPTSYQLYYGSEPRLLKQMRDRIQPGRVIVIEMRGLQPEQVSDLVNFAHQKQAKVIAYLSIGELGQLEKANFENYLKRSPNGYPLSEIVFGKNQTFESWYVDVSYGEWRGFLMERIKRMYAQKIDGLFLDTVDTADLYFNRKEWSIPRRAKSVAAMIGLIRDIKRFDPEKFIMQNRGLNLIGKTAIVGDKSQIVVLTLDLAHQHAGNPDGLLWESAFAHTGDWIESKEREMIRIQKNGFTTVFTLGYSDTSVSEDTFFRKSQADGFIPGWASSTTKLHLELTQQPPGK
- a CDS encoding phosphoadenylyl-sulfate reductase, translating into MARLTQADLSDLNESFEERTPLELIHWAQEMFGTRLAALSSMQRAGCVVAHMLSQIKADIPILFVDTGVLFQETLDTRDRLIEEYNLNIVTLMPAKTMQEQTEELGVLYLSVEGQEKCCDLRKTEPLIQVADQYDALIGSLRRADGGQRANVPILAIDPAMNCLRVNILASLTKDEFQAYLKDNQVITNPLHQQGYPTIGCNRCTTPVMESEPNRAGRWRHLGPWSQYCGINPTDVAGKHAPSIELPQDLVDRILGRETDFMI